From Eubacterium sp. 1001713B170207_170306_E7, one genomic window encodes:
- a CDS encoding PAS domain S-box protein yields the protein MDTFLIFNLIGNISLWLLIIAVIVTGFFYYNYRLKKENLEQKERYRLDVDLIRTMLNMVSDCVILLDEKGTILRVNKKLEEYYGRSADKIVGKNYQRFHTDFNYEDHKTNMRLNFDLGSTYTLSVKYYMADRSVTPFSVEIHRFVFSERVYYGIVARDEKNLQERETYIEEQASKLLEIEHIARMGYWELNHQNKEIVWSRELYHILGYEINTVKPNLDIMFKMVYPADQERVTKAFLDAFQNQETVDIHHRIINTKNEIIDVIIRIRHTFSSKNEHLSTIGIVQNISEEKELRDNLDFQSQFSKAIMDNSDMLVLTTDEDNKILEVNPFIEELTGQSREALIGRPAEEIFGRLGQRRTSIDKNYRKPLDLRDKEGRTRWIYWNTRELPYFDNRRVCVSVGLDVSEGVEYRNKFEYLAYHEPITGLASRLKLRQVLSRYFAKNAGKPGKHMALLNISLTNYYEINDLYGYEVGDQVVKQVCDQLSDRVGHYGLLARHNDDLLVLFLPNRNAREKIEPICIEIIECLNEPCVVEGMTFIIGGQIGVAKYPENAQNKEDLQRFADAAMNRARQDTSIDYYFFDDKLKKKMLDDKSMYRETYKK from the coding sequence CAATATCAGCCTCTGGCTGTTGATCATAGCTGTAATTGTAACGGGCTTTTTCTACTATAACTATCGTTTGAAGAAAGAAAACCTTGAGCAGAAGGAACGCTACCGTCTGGATGTGGATCTGATCCGGACCATGCTCAACATGGTGTCGGATTGCGTGATTCTTCTGGACGAAAAGGGCACGATCCTGCGCGTCAATAAAAAGCTTGAGGAATACTACGGACGCTCGGCTGATAAGATTGTCGGCAAAAATTATCAGCGGTTTCATACAGACTTCAATTATGAAGACCATAAAACGAATATGCGGCTTAACTTTGATTTGGGCAGCACCTATACGCTTTCTGTAAAATATTATATGGCGGACCGGTCTGTCACTCCCTTTTCAGTAGAAATTCACCGTTTTGTTTTCAGCGAAAGGGTATACTATGGCATTGTGGCCAGAGATGAAAAGAACCTTCAGGAACGCGAAACCTATATTGAAGAGCAGGCGAGCAAGCTTTTGGAAATCGAGCATATCGCCCGCATGGGCTATTGGGAGTTAAACCACCAGAATAAGGAGATCGTCTGGTCCAGAGAGCTTTACCATATTCTGGGCTATGAAATTAACACGGTTAAGCCAAATCTGGATATTATGTTTAAAATGGTTTATCCGGCTGACCAGGAACGCGTCACCAAGGCTTTTCTGGATGCGTTCCAGAATCAGGAAACAGTGGATATCCATCACCGCATTATAAATACGAAAAATGAAATCATAGACGTGATCATCCGTATCCGGCACACCTTTTCCAGCAAAAATGAGCATCTCTCCACCATTGGCATTGTCCAGAATATTTCGGAAGAAAAGGAACTCAGAGATAATCTGGATTTTCAGAGTCAGTTTTCTAAGGCCATAATGGATAACTCGGACATGCTGGTATTGACAACGGATGAAGACAATAAAATTCTTGAAGTCAATCCCTTTATTGAGGAGCTGACCGGCCAATCGAGAGAAGCTCTTATCGGCCGGCCGGCGGAAGAAATCTTCGGCCGCCTTGGTCAGCGCCGCACCAGCATCGACAAAAATTACCGGAAGCCCCTTGATCTCCGTGATAAGGAAGGCAGAACGCGATGGATTTACTGGAACACGAGGGAGCTGCCCTATTTTGATAACCGGCGGGTCTGTGTCAGTGTGGGGCTGGATGTATCTGAAGGTGTGGAATACCGCAATAAGTTTGAATACCTGGCCTACCATGAACCCATTACCGGTCTGGCAAGCCGTCTGAAGCTGCGTCAGGTACTCAGCCGCTATTTTGCCAAAAATGCCGGAAAGCCTGGAAAGCATATGGCTCTGCTTAACATATCACTGACGAATTATTATGAAATCAATGATCTGTACGGCTATGAGGTTGGAGATCAGGTAGTTAAACAGGTGTGCGACCAGCTGAGTGACCGCGTAGGGCATTATGGTCTGCTGGCCCGTCATAATGATGATTTGCTGGTGCTTTTTCTGCCAAACCGAAACGCCAGAGAAAAGATTGAACCGATTTGTATTGAGATTATCGAATGTCTCAACGAGCCCTGCGTTGTAGAGGGAATGACCTTTATAATAGGCGGCCAGATCGGCGTGGCAAAATATCCGGAAAATGCGCAGAATAAAGAAGATCTGCAGCGCTTTGCCGACGCCGCCATGAACCGCGCCCGGCAGGATACCTCCATCGACTACTACTTTTTTGATGACAAGCTTAAAAAGAAAATGCTTGACGACAAGTCGATGTATCGTGAGACCTATAAAAAATGA
- a CDS encoding HAD-IA family hydrolase yields the protein MAYKCVVFDFDGTLADTEEKTFNIYNDMAEKYKYRKITKEELQHIKNLHIKEIMEIVDIPFYKLPRVLSEGQKRMRATMEDIRAFYPEIKTFMDDLSQMTEYRGILTSNIEKTVQSFLRHYRLENDIDFIMCSALLSKEKKIKKVLKKYDLKKEELLYVGDETRDIESCHRAGVDVVAVKWGYNTPKALERCNPTYMVDHTTDILTIVKNKM from the coding sequence ATGGCTTATAAATGTGTGGTTTTTGATTTTGACGGTACTTTGGCCGATACAGAGGAAAAAACCTTTAATATATACAACGATATGGCTGAAAAGTACAAATATCGAAAAATCACAAAAGAAGAGCTGCAGCATATAAAAAATCTGCATATTAAGGAAATTATGGAAATTGTGGATATCCCTTTCTATAAACTGCCCAGAGTGCTCAGCGAGGGACAGAAGCGGATGCGGGCCACCATGGAGGATATCCGGGCCTTTTATCCCGAAATAAAAACCTTTATGGATGATCTCTCCCAGATGACCGAGTACCGGGGTATACTGACCTCCAATATCGAAAAAACCGTTCAGTCCTTTTTAAGGCATTACCGGCTGGAGAATGATATTGACTTTATTATGTGCTCAGCGCTTTTATCAAAGGAAAAGAAAATAAAAAAAGTTCTTAAGAAATATGATCTTAAGAAGGAGGAACTGCTTTACGTAGGCGACGAAACCAGAGATATCGAGTCCTGTCACCGGGCCGGAGTGGATGTGGTGGCAGTAAAATGGGGCTACAACACGCCCAAAGCCCTGGAGCGCTGCAATCCCACCTATATGGTGGATCATACCACTGATATTCTGACCATCGTAAAGAATAAAATGTAA